TTTtcgttcatggaatctgagttgtttgatttgtgttcatacttgttggagaaCACAATGTCCACATtcaaatttgggaccacttttactttttagttattttttgcttttgtcctttacttttctttactttttctgctggtaccctacagatctgtcagcctagtcacctaactaccacttattctctgatatgtCGTTtcgccttttatagtaaccccgtacctcccacataatttctgaaacataatattccctactctcacgtacacagctacatgtCGATCATCTTTCAtccctcctagtcagtagagtaccatctttaATTCTTGTCTAGgcagaatctcaacccaagcgtggtagctaaccaacccttccagaatatcaccacaatttccaaagcgcattcatctctgtgggattcgacccttacatccactatactagtcagtagaagtgggttgaggaattattgatatcaggttcaggcatagctggggttTCCATCCTAATCCGTAGGATACATACTTGCTTTAatgacacctgcacaaacctgcatCTATCAAGTTGAAAGAAGAAGCTTTGGCGATTTATCTCCTCCGGGATCAAATGTAAATGTGCACGGACGTTGTTTCAATCTCCAATGACCTACTATTGCATATTCGATGTAAACCTCCTCAACGAGCATCCTCATGATCGTAACATGAAATGGCTTGTTATCAAGTTCCCCATCCTCTTCACACCCATACGAGAGTATATGGACTTGTCTTTCAACCCATTAATCGTATCTTCGCGAGCATCTTGTAGCTCATCTTTATACCGATTATAGAGCTTCTCTGGTATTGAAGGAGACACGAGGGACCATGTATCTGCATTCACTCCCTTCACAGATGTTTTTGGAAGACAACCATCGAAATCAAATGTTGCAATTTTACTTGAATCATGAAGACCACCATCGGCATCAATTTTATCCACCTCTAAGCTCGTACTTCTTCATCTACTCTGTGCTTATCACAAAGCAAGGCAATCGACTGATTCGTTACACCAGCCACATCTAAATTAGATGCACCATGATCACCTACTTCGTCCACCTCTATTTCTAATCTAGagtccattaaaaatgaacTTCCCAGATTGTCACTATGCTCCTCCACCATCTCATTCTCAggaaaataaatgaaatctttaGCATTATCAAATGAATATTCCATATGAGCATCCCAACTAGGTAAATCAAacatttcttcttcttgttcCCTCATTTCATTCGTAAACGAAACGTACATCGAAGAATGTGTATGTGAGAACTCGTTATCACTAACTAGTGAATCTGTCCCACTCCAGCTCCGAAGCGAACAAAGACCAAATAACCTCTTCTTTCTAAATTGGGCCTCGAGAATAGCTTTCATCTCAGGAGCCGAACCCATCTTCGAGCACCTGTCGACCTTCCGCAGAGAACTATTATGAGAGAAAGATGACATCATCTCCCAATATAGATCTTCACTTTCATCCCTACCATATGATATCGATCTCGAAAGAAAAGCTTCATCTTTTCTCATTGAGCTTGGGACAGGCAGTGCTGCTGAATAGACATGACGCGGCGGATACCGGCGCGGTGGTGGCGGTGGCCAGCCTGTTGAGGGCTGCTGGTCGAGCCACGAGTAGTGTTCCGTGGTGGAACATCGCCGCTGAATATAAGAATTCCAACTAAAATAGGACCGTGGTATTCTCGGGCGATCCGGCGGATAGCTCCACCCACGGTCTTGGCCCCTATCGAATATCTGTTGGTAGCGTTCCGCCGGTCTATCCCAACTAGAGCGCGGTCGATTCTCTGGCCGCGAGCAATAGGGTGCAGCCGCCGTGCCGAACTGCGGAGAGCGGCCCCCACGGTTGAGTGACTCGCGGACAGCCCCACGCCGGCATCGAAAATCCCCACTACGCTCCCCCGGCCCTAGTTGAAGGTCCAGGGGAGATCCTCGTCGGCCTTCCATCCATCACGCTGGGAATCAGCGTCTGCATCATCTAAAAAATAGGGTGGATCCGGGTCATGGCTTCGCGGCATCTCCAGGTTCCCCAATCGGAAATCCAATTGGTCGAAACGAGCCATAATTTTCTCAAACCCTAGCGACGAGGGGTTGCTTGTCCCTGCAGCGTCGCGAGGTCGGTTGCTGCGCTCCGGGGTTTCGCGCTGGGGTACCCGCGGTATGCTGTCACCGGTGCGGTTGACCGCCGGAAAACGGCGATGTATCGCCGATCAGAATCTGCGCGTTGCCGCCGGTGAGGAGGTCGGCTGGCGGAGCATGGTCATCGGCGCCGTCCATGCAGAGTACGCAATGAAAgacaccagttgttaaggatctAATTCCTCAACGTCGAATTCCAGTTACAATCAAGAAACGGGTGGCGAATGTATCGAGCGCCCAACGCGTTGGGTCGGCGATTGCTCCGGCGGAGGGCGGCTGAGCGCGAGAATGATCTCGTCGGCACCCTTAAAGGGGTTTCTTGAAGCACAAATAATTGGGCCAACTTCACGATAATTTCATAGATAGattgaatgataaaataattacattcttccctatttataatactaaaccCTACCTtaccaaacaagaaaataatatgtggaaagatttggtgaatcaaagataactaattaattgggatatgatcgtatcatAGTCATTATAGTAAAAGGAATATTTATTCTTTTGATTACTAAGGAAAGAAAAGaatgtatatttgtatatatttttggTGTAATTTGTATTGGCATATTGTTgatcaacaaaatcaaattaaattattatagtaattatttaatttaattttagtattACTTGGTCAAAAAGAAACGTCCTAAATAAATAGCCACTTTGATGGAAAAGGGCTTTAATGTTTTATCATTAGGGTTTGTCCTCTCTCTGCCTATAAATTCAAGTGTAGTGATCTCatcaaatcatacatattacaaaaacacataaacgaggGAAAGAGAGAATCCTTGGAGTTGCGCCACTACGCTGAAAAGAAAGTCCGAGGAAGTTTTCTCCGTCTTCCTCAATCGCTTCCGCTATTGATTGCCAAGGTATATTTCAATCCTATTATGTTTATGGTTTTACGTGAAATACATGTTGTTCGAATATATTGctttatttatattcaattatgtattcttgaatatatgatgataaataattttcaacatgtggtatcagagcatggTTGAGAACTCATGTATTTTCGTATTATTGAAAAAACCATAATTgttgaattttaatttgaataaattattgaTTAATTGAGAATTATGTATTCTCGTATATTTGGTTTCGGTAAATCTCTTTTCGGCATTTTAATGGATTGTGATTTCAAATAAAGTTGATTCAATTGTGTATTATGTATTTGTGATTCAATATATGCATATGACTAATTGAACAACTATATTTTGATTGGTTTTCTTTTTGAATTCAGCATGAATCGAGACAGTAGGATGGAATTGgtaatttagtttatttaattttgttcgCATAATATGTACGTGAATTGTACTGATTAATTACTGTATCAATTAAAGATTGCTTATTTTGTAGTATGATTATATGTGAAAAATATATATGGTGAATTCACGTGTGTTTGTATATAACATATTTACTGCCGTCATTCTTCTGCTTAAGGAATCGATTAATTTACTGTGTATATACTATAAATTGAGTTTGTATACTTGTATTAGCGAATTGGGATTTCAATTTAATGTTTCATGATTATGATTCTATCGAGACGGTGGAATAAATGATTACATAATTCAATTTATGTTTTAATATATacaattttgattatattatgtttattttgcaATCATGGCAAAATAAGTAGAGTCTATTATCAAATTCATATAAAATATGTTTAAGCAATTGATCATTATAcgtttttataatattatgtttattttgcaATCACCAATGAGGTAAAATAATAagagtttataataaaattaagtgAAATCTGCTTAAATAATTAGTCCCTATACATTCttgattatattatatttattttgcaatCACCAAAGTGAGGTAAAATAAGAAGAGTTTATAATCAAGTTAATATGAAAATCTATGTATGCAATTAATCATCATGCTTGTTATGACTATAAAGTATATTCTTATGGCATAAAGGAACTGGATCATATTTCCAGTGAAAGCATTaagaggtttataaaggataaTATTCATTCGAATTTAAACTTTACAAGCTTTACCGTTTGTGTGGATTGTATTAAAGGTAAACAAGCAAAACACAGTAAGAAAAATGCCACAAGAAGCACTGAGCTCCTTCAAATTATACATACAAATATTTGTGGACCTTTTGATGTCCTGACTTTTGGtggagaaaaatattttatcacctttattgatgattttttcacattatgaatttatttattgcaAGAAAAATCTCAGGCATCAGAAACAGTTGAACATTTTATAACTGAGGTTGGAAGGCAATTAAATAGAAAGGTGAAAATTATTCGAtctgatagaggtggtgaattTTATGGTCGTGCCACTAAAATAAGTCAATTACATGGACATTTTGCCAAATACTTAGAAAAGCATGGCATTTGTGCTTAATACACTATGCGAAGTATACTTCAGCATAATGATGTTGCTAGAGATGAAACCGATCTCTCATTGAAATGGTTAGAAGTATGATAAATCTACCTTACCCATATCGTTGTGAATTTATGCTCTTAGAACCACTATTTATGTATTAAATCAGGTTTCTAGTAAGGTTGTACCAAAGACTTCCTTATGAACTTTGGACAGGAAGAAAACCCAGTTTGCAGCACCTTCATGTTTGGAGCTGTCCAGCGAAAACTAGAGTATACTCTTCGCAAGAAAAGAAATTGGATTTTAGACACTTGTGGAAACTGAAAATATATGATTCTTTGAGAATGGTGAGATCAGTGGAAATTCTAACACTCGTAATGAGGTCATTAATGAAATAAGGGTAACTTCTTCCCTCATTTCCTCAAGAATTAAGTGTACCAAATATTGTTGAACAATCTAACAATATTTGAATTACCAACCACTTAATGATGATGCCAAAGTCATTGAACATAGGTATGGAAGAAACGTCTACAGAAGTGTCATTAAGGCATTTTCAACGAAAACGGAGATTGGCTATTTCTGATGACTATGTGATATATCTCCAAGAATCTAAATGTGATATAGGTATACATAACGATCCAGTTTCATTTTTACTAGCCATTAAGCGTAATAATTCTAATAAATGGATTGATGTCATGATAGAAGAATTAAAATCCATGGATTATAATAAAGTTTGTGTATTAGGTGTAAATGGGTCTTCGAGACCAAATTCGACATGAATGGTTTAATCGACCGATTTAAAGCCAGACTTATTTCCAAAGGTTATACTCAGAAAGATAGCATTGATTATAAAGAGAATTTCTCTAATGTATCAAAGAAAGACTCACTTAGAATCATTTTGGCACTTGTAGGCCATTTCGACTTGAAACTacatcaaatggatgtgaaaaacTGCTTTTCTAAATGACGATTTGTAAGAAGAAGTCTACATGAAACAACGTGTAGACTTCATTAAGAAAGGGAATGAAAATTTAGTCTGCAAACTTAAGACATCAATTTATGGACTGAAACATGCTTCTCGACAATGATATTTTAAATTCCATGATACTATTACTGTGACACACTTGGATTTTatatggttttagagggtgcttttgtatgaatttgatcatatttcatctattattaggcgtgtttaCATCTACTTCTGTATTATGTTGGTATAttgaccattttgttaagaatgtgtagaaaaatgtacaaaataggtggatgtgcagcagtcTTGGCATGAGACAGTTTTACtggagattttgaagtccaatcaacccccaatgcacatcattctcttcgtcttcgaaagagcttcgcgtaggtacctcacacgccccaattgaagttcggatgagagagatatggccgtttTACGAACACTGCGTTGTCCAGAAAATCTcacgcggccgggtgaattattaccctgtaaatccacccggccgggtgtctcAAATGGAGCAAAATCTGGTCGAAAatcatcacccggccgggtgaattttaccctttataattccacccggccgggtacgttgttttgacgtatttttatgccaaaaacgcgatttttgaaggGGATTAAGAGGAGAAGAAGCCTAGGGTTCATTCCACACCACACCTAACGCCCTCCTACACTCACACACCACCCCAAGCacacctttgagagagagaattgaagattgaagacttccAATCGGGAGATTGAAGTCACCTATCCATCGATTGATCTCACAGGAGTCTTACTATCTTTActtcatgtatttgttgaattcatttgttttgaacatggttttctctataaacatgagtagctaaacatctcttgtagaattcttggtgatgatgcactgatttcatagtttttatccgattgattttgttcttgccttgctcttgtagttatttgattattcttgggtttattcctttcaattgcttgatcaccacttgattgtgtaggattaattagattaatcaggagatgaaataattaatccggaaagaagaataattcacaccttaatacaatagaactcgggagagttgaggttttgagtgaggtcattgacctaatctagcttttgggagttaggagtttaggattagaaggggacttcaattctagcatctaatctacaggtttctcacctcgggagggggtttaatctataatcgtggttgacttagtaactctagagacaccaaaaggtaaggtgaatcaattggataagagcttggaattgtgcatcggatccttgagttctacaatttctccatattatctttaATATCATTATTATACCGTGTTCTCTTGTTCTTAACTGTTATTTGCTTAGTATATGctttattagttgttagaacaaaccaaacttcacttgattgtctagatagtagttgatttttgttcgtggtagttaagttgatacaaaattgtctctgtgggatacgatactcttgcttactgattgctacactagccccgtacacttgcgggtatcacttgtgttaaaataagtcgaGTCATACTGCTATTGGTTTTAAAGAAAACACCGTTGATCGGTGCATATACCTCAAGGTTAGTGGGAGCAAGTTCATATTTTTGGTTCTGTATGTTGATTATACATTGCTTGCTAGTAGTGACATTGGATTACTACATGACACTAATATTATCTCTCTAAAAATTCCAATATAAAAGATATGTGTGAGACATCCTACGTCATAGGTATAGAAATATCTTGTGACCAATCATGTGGACTTTTGGATTGTCTCAGAAAAACTACATAGATCGAATTTAGAGAGATATAGGATGAGTGCATGTTCTCCAAGTGTTGTTTCAATTCATAAAGGTGACAAATTCAGTTTGAATCAATGTCCAAAAACTGAATTAGAACGTAACGagatgaaatatattttttatgcatctatcgTGGGAAGTTTGATGTATGCTCAAGTCTATACTAGACCAGAAATCAGTTTTGCGCTCGAAATGCTAGGTCGTTACCAAAGTAACCCTGACATTGAACACTGGAGAGCTGCAAAGATGACAACGAGATACTTAAAGGGAACAGAAGATTTTATGCTCACGTTAAGGAAATTTGATCAATTAGAAGTGATTGGATATTTCGATTCAGATTATGCTAGATGTGTTGACTTTAGAAAATCAACTTTTGGTTACATTTTTCTTATGGCTGGATGAGCCATATCATGGAAAAGTGTAAAGCAAAGTTGTAATTCAACA
This genomic interval from Salvia splendens isolate huo1 chromosome 13, SspV2, whole genome shotgun sequence contains the following:
- the LOC121760900 gene encoding protein WVD2-like 7; the encoded protein is MRKDEAFLSRSISYGRDESEDLYWEMMSSFSHNSSLRKVDRCSKMGSAPEMKAILEAQFRKKRLFGLCSLRSWSGTDSLVSDNEFSHTHSSMYVSFTNEMREQEEEMFDLPSWDAHMEYSFDNAKDFIYFPENEMVEEHSDNLGSSFLMDSRLEIEVDEVGDHGASNLDVAGVTNQSIALLCDKHRVDEEGVNADTWSLVSPSIPEKLYNRYKDELQDAREDTINGLKDKSIYSRMGVKRMGNLITSHFMLRS